The genomic segment TAATAACCTCTTTCGTGcaactttatcttttttttattttgtcagGTCAAGGAAATGTTAATTGCGCTTTTAAGTGAATGTGAAATGAAGTTATCTGAAGAAATCATTGAGGCAATACTTGATAAGGTGAGAGCTTGTTGTGGTATGGCTTGCATAAAATAATTGTTTACGGTACGGTTTCGAAATTTGTCAAATACGTGTGCTGATCTTTTTCAATCAGTATTTTCCGAAATCCTTAATTACTTTTCCTTTCAAACCTATAGACAAATTGTTGGAATTGTATTCGAGACTCCAAGTAGTATTTGTTCATACATGAAACCATAGATAATGTTAACGTTTGTATGTGTTCGGACATGGTGATTTTGAGCAGACTTTCATGGATGCCGACACTAACCAGGACGGAAAGATAGATATGCATGAATGGAAGAGCTTTGTCTACCGTAATCCATCATTATTGAGAGTAATGACCCTCCCATACCTAAGGTACATAATACCGATGTTATACTGAGCTcactttaaaaaagaaataaaacctTACTCAACCAGAACCTCATCCATTTTGTTACATGAAACCATGCAGAGACATAACAACTACATTTCCAAGCTTTGTTTTCAATACCGAAGTAGACGAGGTCGCTACGTTGTCGGAGAATACTCGCTCGGGTTAGCATATTCATTCGGCTTTAAgccattttttgtttttttttttatttttttggtttgtaTTGTTGACATTGATCACAAGGCTAAAAAAAGCATGCTAtcgagttttttttcttttcaaagggtAGCGGCTAAAATATGATTGATGTACAGAGTCGGCAAATTAACCTAAATTCATCAGGTTTTGATCCGACCTTGTAGGCTTTGTTACTTTTGGAAAATTAAGTTCAGGGTTGAGGTGGGTTGTTGGTATTTAATTGAAAGTTTCATGGCCCAATTGCATCGAGCTTAGAGAATTAATCACAATGGCCACTGATAtttaccaaaaatatttttttagcttgcattctttcaattcttttattaattttcacGTGCACATGAATTTATgcatttgattattttaatttaattaactatatattttttatttaaatgagaTAAGtaattattattcaatattttatctatttaataaatataaaataattaagataTTTTATAATACGATATTGCTTGTGTATAAATTCAAATAGAAATTAATATAAAGTGTGGTTTAATGTTTATCAGATTTTATCTAttcatttttttagatttaatataATAAGAATATTCTAATGTTCAAGTAATAAATAATATACTTAAATGAGAATGTATAATTGTTCGATATTAATGGTATATTAAGTGATAATTATCCTGAACTAATAAGCGTAAATTAATGTGAACATAAagtctattttaataattttatgactttatttaattaaaatatttttataaataatattacttttactaataaattaaaatattaattattttagcgAATGGCATATGAGAGTGGcatattaaaaagttaattttaatcattttaatgagCTGCTTTATTTGCATACATGCCACCAACTGAAGTTTTTGATAGAAAGGCCAAAAGTTTCCAAATTCATTTATTTGCTTTTCTAAAGCTATCGGATTTTCATGCCTTATCTTCCATATGCATACAGGGTATCATTCAAAACACACAAAAAATACGAAAAATGTTTAATTCTGCTCCTACAATTGGCTTAAAGTTTTCGGCTTAGTCTTAAGtttaatccctctactttatgaaaattaaaaagtgagtcattttgttttaatttattagaaATTGATCTTTGCTCCTTACAATAATTGTAAAGTTAGTCCAAATTGGTGACACtgttaaactttttttattaaattatttgatttagaaATTAACAGTAAAGAATTAACAAAAAccaataattaaacaatttatatgtaacaaattaacaaaaaatctatagttcaaatttatatatttgcCAACAACTAAACTTAACTTAAAATACAATGACCAAAATTTGACAAATTAGCATAAAAGGATCATGAAATAAAGAGATGAAATTAAGAGGTGTCATCTTTGAAAAGGGAAAACAAAGTGGCAGCTGTCAGGCAGATCTTGCTTTCCATTCAAGGCTCATCAACTTTCTTTTAGCACATAATTATCTAAATAATTTGATGATTAAGTACCCAATTTTGACAAGCTCACCTAATTAATTACTATAAATTAAGCTTAGATTTTAAGCCACATTGAACTCAATTAAATGCATGGATCAAATAAACCAGCTGTCACTTTCTCATACGTGGACGTGATCAAAGAAGAAATGATGGAAAAACTCATTAATATCCAGTAAAAGAGAAATGTTATGTGAAGAAACAAGGATATAGGAAAATAGTGAGATGGGAAAACTGAAGCAAGGGAATGGTAGATCCACTTGCATTGCATTGTCAATACACGTACAtgaattatcaataaaatttatattatgatttgGTCTATACTTGAGAATCTCACGCTCTTGATTTATAGtaaagttgattaattgatgtctaattttttttataggatCAACACATGTTTGTAGTCTGACAAAGGAACATTAagataaacataataattaatttcGCTTACCAAAAGTATTAATCATTGGATAGCATGATTGGagaaattcattttaaaattcgaCAATATTAtccttcaaaaaaataaataaaaagtggTCCAACTTTAGAGTTAAGCTTAAGAGAGGATAGGGTATATTTTCTGCTTTAAGCAGCAGTATGTGCAATGTGTTGGAGGTCACGTGATAGGTCCATTTCAAGTGCTTGGAATCTGTCTAAATTTAGAAATGTAGTAGTTTTTTAGATTTATTgtttgtattaaaaattaaaatatttgattaaatgattaatcatggtatatatatatataaataaattcaaaattattttccagAAAATGATTTGAAGAGGAAAAAAAGGAGAAAGTGACATTTAAGAAAATATCAGGAAAGTGGGGGGTGTTTTCGACCAAGAACCGCCCCTGTCAACCCCTCTAATATATGTTGCTTCCCCAATCTGGTTTTCGTCCTTTCGTCTCTAATATATTAGAAACACAAAAAACAGAGTAACAGAGAAAATTTTCAGACCGAAACAAGAAGATAAATTAGTTCCCGTTTTATGTTAAATGCATCAAAAGAAATCCGGGAAACATCAAGAGATCGGAAAAGCAAGCAGCGACTGCATCTCTTCCGATTTCGACCATTCCACTTCTTTACTAATCCCTTCCTTGGATGATCATCGATTCAATCGAAACAACCTACAAAAGAATCCAAATGTTCCCACTCAAAACAGGTCTCATCTCATCATCCAAATCCCATCCTCAACGAAcccatcaccaccaccaccaccaccatcgaCAACGACAACCCATCATCAGGAAAGACCTAATGACTTTTCTCCAACTCATGCCCTTCTCTCAACACCCCACAAGAGGTCTGTAATGACACAGAATCCCCTTTCTCATTCCCCAACTCCGTCTTCTTTCAAGAACCGGCATAATCACCGCCAAAGGATTGATAGATTAGCTTTAACCACCtcttgttttacttttattgctGTTCCTTTCGACGCTCAAGAACTGGGTAGGAAACTCGTTCATCATCTGAACCGTGGCCGTTTGCTTTGTTTCCACTTGCGTTTTCTTGTTTTGCTTGCTCTGCCTTCGCTGTATTTCTTGGTCTCTTATCCGCGGCGGTTCCTTGTGTTGAATCTTCTCGCTTTGCTTGCTTTCTTGCTTACCCTTTGGGTTTCTCTCAACCTTGCACTCCCTCGCTTGCCTTCGATTCGATTACTTCTTGCTCGCTCTTTGCCTGCCAAGTTCACTCGACTAGGTTCATCTTCCATATCTTCAAAAGCAGTTGTTTGGTCAATTGGGTCAAAGCCAAAATCTGAGAAGAAGGCGAATTCGGGGACTTGGGTACAAGTTTACAGTAACGGGGATGTGTACGAGGgtgaatttcacaaggggaaatgTTCAGGGAGTGGGGTTTATTATTACCATATGAAAGGGAGGTATGAAGGGGATTGGGTTGATGGGAAATATGATGGTTATGGTGTGGAAACATGGGCAAAAGGGAGCCGATATCGCGGTCAATATAGGCAGGGATTAAGGCATGGAATTGGGGTGTATAGGTTTTATACTGGTGATGTTTATGCTGGTGAATGGTCTAATGGGCAGTGCCATGGATGTGGAGTTCATGCTTGTGAGGATGGCAGCAAGTATGTGGGGGAATTCAAGTGCGGTGTTAAACATGGACTTGGTCATTACCACTTCAGGTGAATTCATCTTTAATCGTGTCATGCGAAACTAATCTGCATTAATTTAGGATTCTTTGCCTTTTTAACTTGAGCTGTtggttttatttttctctttgatTCTTGTTGGTTTCTCCATTGTGTTTCACGTTGTTGTGTAATGTATGCTCCCCGTTACGTACAGTTTTAATCTCCCATCGTAGATTTCAGTTCTAATTACTGGTGAGGTTTTACAACTCAAAATGCAGAAACGGGGACGAATATTTTGGGGAATATTTTTCCGACAAGATGCATGGCTTTGGTGTTTATCAATTTGGAAATGGACACCGCTATGAGGGGGCTTGGCATATGAAGGAAGAAGGCAGGGACTTGGTACATACACTTACAGAAATGGTGAGACACAATCCGGTCACTGGCAAAATGGTGCTCTCGATGTTCTTAGCGCACAAAATACTCGACCCAGAGTCCTTCACGCTGTCCAGGTGTCGTTTATATAACGGCTTCACTATTGAATTACCATTAACTCCTTAGTATGAATATAACCTGAATGTTTAGGGTGCCTAGTAATAAAAACTACTACGTTTCCGAGATAACACCAAGAACTGCTATGAATTCTCTTATAATTTGCTACACTATATATACAGGAAGCATGGCGAGCTGCTGAGAAAGCTCGTGACGTTGCAAAGATTGACAAGAGAGTGCATAAAGCTGTGTCAGCTGCAAACAAAGCAGCCAATGCTGCCAGAGTGGTGGCTGTTAAAGCTGTCCAGAAACAAATGCATCATCATAACAGTGAAGAAATACCAACCGTGATAGCCTGAACCTAATACAAGGAATGTAGTAGAGCCTTAAAAAACACCAAAAATGGTTACAACTGTTCTCTTCAATTTTCGAAGTGAGAACTGCAAGGTTCCTGCTTGGAACCATGTTCAATCGTCATTCAAAGATGGTTATTTGATCATGGAGCAAGAAATGGACCTTTCCCTTTCTTTTAATGGCTTATGTAATGTATATAAGCTGAGTTTACAAGAGAGATGGCACTGAGGTGGGTGCCTAACGAGTATGGTGATATTTCTATCTTTTTCTTCTTGTAAATGTAATTAGTCGTAGTTCTAGATCCTGGAACTCTGGATAAAACATCCAGTCCTCCCAAGGCCAGCTTCTTATGCACGTTGGTTACAATAATAAACAAAAGAAGTCATTTTCGAGCAATACCTGTTCCCGATTATTGCAAAATATGCAGCATTATAGAACGCCGACAAAGACCAACTTAATTTGATGCAAAGTAACAAGATATTCATGAAACAAGAATACTCAAATATTTGAACTTAAATAAAGCTCCAATACCAGAGTTAAGATATAAAATTAAGAACTAAGCGCCACAATTGTCAACAAAATGACTCAACTGGTTTGTAGCCAACACATAAACGAACATCATACCAAAGTTGAACATAACGTAGTCAGCAGCTGCTCAACTCTCAGTTTGCTCCCTCAACCTCCTAATAGTACTCCTCACCGTCACAGCGCTGGCAGTGCTGTAAAATAACAAAAGCAGTACCTTGTTAATTACATGGACATCcaaagaaaagaaactgaaacgAGAGGAACAGAGTAGATAATTACTTCAAAGTATAAGCACCACCAGCTTTAACTTTCCCGCAATCCTTGCAGCCCCAGATTCCTACAGCCTTTCTCTTCACTGCATACTGTAGCAGCAGAGCTTATTAGAACAAAGACATCCAACAGATGATGAGCAAAAATATGAACATAAGCCTTGGAACTCAGAAACTATAGGATCAAACAAAACCGAATGCCATACCTTTCCACAGAACTCGCAGAAGTACTTGCTGTGTTGACTCACCTCCATCTTCTTAATTTGCTTCCTCAAACTGGCACCATAACGGGTACCTTCAGTAACAGACAAAACAAGAAAAGGAATCAGAGGGGAAAACTTCAGGTATTGAAATGCCAAAAATCccattttaagttagaattgttTCGAGAATAAAGCTACAATAGTtgaaaatttaaatcaatttagatAAAAATCAGAAAGGTAACAGTTTCCAACATTCAAATAGCTATCAAATACCATCTTTCATACAATATCGATCCTTTCTACGTAGAAATTCTGTCTAGAAAACAAAATATGAATTACAAAGATAAGACTTCATAAAATCAAGTAGCACCtaccatattttccaacaattccGGCCTTCTTCGTTCTCTTTGTCTGCACCATCAATAAAAGCGAGTTAATAAATCATATTCCACCGTGAAGcaacattaacaaaataaataaatcccATGTGATATCTAATTGCTTTTCTAGCATTTTAGCCTTTAGATTctaattcaaaataaatgaagataaaaaaaaacgACTTGAAACCGACAATGAGACCAATTTATGAACAACCCATCAAAGTTTTTTAACCCGAAAATTGAAATATGATTGTTCGACTTCCTATCTCATTTCCTTTTCCTGCTACGTTGCACAAAAAGGCTGACAACATAGCTATAACACAGTTGATATTTAGCTATAAAATGAGATTATATCTGATTCAACTTGTTCTTATTGCTCCACTAACCAACTACTTTAACAGGCAATTTTTGTGGATAGCATTTTCCCGGAAAACAAACAAGTCTATAAACATATGCAAAatgttaaaagaatttttttcaaaGTGAGAAAGAAGAGAATACCATGGTCGCTGGGCTGAGAGGATCTGCGCCTGTCTGGTCCGGAAGGTGAGGAGCGGCTCTTCGAGAGAAAATAACAACGACGAGTTAGGGTTTTCTGGTTCGGGTTTTTATAGAAACTTGAAATGACTGGGTCAAGACAATCGAGTATTCTTCCAAACCAACCcgtaacaaataaaaatgatggGCCGgaccaaccaatgagaattatcGTCAGTCAGCCCAGCTATGGTAATTGCAATAAAACCCAATCGAGTAGCTAATCCACGCCGTTTCAGTTACCGGGAAAAAGAGAGCAACAAATAATATGGAAAAATCGTTCACTCTTATTCACATGGTTGCCACCGCCGGTGTCTTCTCCGCCGTTTCTTGCTGGTAGCTATTGctccattattttttttctttcacttgcTCTGGAATCTCCATCTTTCAaagtttgatttttgttttttcacttttttaataATCATTGATTCAGGTACGGATTCATGTTTGGCAGAGAATCAGCTCGTAAAGAACTTGGAGACTTGATCGAAAATCTTCGCCGCGATAATTCAAGCTCTTCTTCTTCGTCACCTCCCTCGCACTCTTGATCGGTACTTTTCAGTTCACTGATTTTGAGAATTTCTTTCGAATGTGATATAATTAGTTGACAGAATTAGCAGCTTCAAATTTTGAATGATGAAATAGACAAATAagcaatttcttcttttctttttgttagaGGAAAATTGGACACTTTCCTAGTAATTTAATCAGTAGGAGGGAGATTAGAACGAGTGTTTAATCTCTCTATTTCTCATGATAAAAGGAATTTCTCAGAGTATCAGATTGCGATGCTTGCGACTGCTTTAGGAAATGGCTACAGAGATTTATGAGACAAAGTTGGTTATCACTCTTTGTGATGCTTCTTATTAGGAGAGAAAGCTTAAAAGATCCAATGCTAGCAGTTATAATGGCATCCTATTAGATGACTGGATTTTAGGAGGACAGTATTTGGTTCAGATTTGACAGGTGTAGCTCATGAAGCTTTTAATGAAATTCAAGTTGAAGGTGTTGGAGaaatgttgaatgaagaatggcTAACATTGCAAAGTCAAAATTTGTCACTTTGAGTCCAAATGATAATGTGAACAATCAATGGTGCATGCAGCTACAAGAAACCAACCGCTGAGGGAGACATCAACTCCTTAAAGGAGGGTTAGGTTAGGACTAGGAAAGTCAGGATGGCCTATTTAGCGCAATACAGTGATGTCAAGATGTAGGTTTTGTGCTCGGTAAATTGGTCAATTCTTTTTCCAGTTTATGGTCGATGATgcagaaatgaaaaggaaagtATATGGTGTTATATCTAAGGTTGAAGGAAGAGGTCTTAAAGGTTGAAGCTATTATAACTTCTGAAATAGTAATAACCTATGATACTTGGACTCAAGTGTGAGTGTTGGATAAGGGTATGTGTCTAATATCGGTCCaattttttccaagtttttctatGTATTTTGAGGGACATATCCATATCCGAAATGTGTTTGATACTGGTGTCTGACATGGGTACTTAAAAGAGAGATGAAGAGCCAGAGCAATGTATGTAAAAACCAACTTCATCTTTTCAGTTCCAGATCATTCCTAAAAACTTTATGTGAGGATACTACTTCGTGGATGCAGTGTATATGTTTGGATTTTAGACATCGGCTGCATGCATTATTACTTTTATATTAGCTATTAACTGCTTAAAAATAGTACTTTAGTACTTCGGTACTTTGTCCTTGCTATTAACTGCCAATCAGGAACTTCTGATTTTATTTCCTTCTTGCAACAACATGCATGAATGGTTTGATTGGTTTATTTATCTTTGAAATTTGCTATCCTTTTTTGCCACACTTATCTCAGTTGAAAATATCTCCAACTTACTACGTCTTTTATCTAGCAAACACCGAATGTCTTTGCTTTTAAAGTTGAACTCAAAGAGTTAATATTTGCATTATTTACCTACTTGGATGCATGGAGTCAAACTAATGTCTTGATGAATGTCCTAACTCTAAACTTTCTTGTCGATTGTGGCAAATTTAGCTATATGGAAGCATTGAGGTCAAGGAGCTGTGACCGAACAACTTTCCTCCTCAAGGCTTGAAACTTGGCAAGACTTCACGGAGGCATATTGGGGACATGGTTAAGAGTGCTCATCTGGACTTCTCTGGCTGTGTATTTTCATGTCTTGTAGTTTCTCTCTAGACAACTTTTGTAATGATTTGACAGATTTGGTTCATTATATCTAACTTTTATTCTATGGTTGAAAGAATTATTTGAAACAATTTGGGTGTGTAATTTGAAACAAAGCTCATTGTGGAGTTTCTTAAAAATACATAAACTGTTTTTGATACTTGTGGCCTCGGCCTCAAGGGCAGCGGTGGGGGAGATAGGCTGATAGGGGCTTTGGCCCccaaaatggtgaaattatagttTGGTTCTTTCAAAAATTAATACAGTGATAAAATTGCATTCCCCctccaaaataaaatttacaattcaCTTTCGCCTTGAGTAGGAAGGCTCTCATGATTCAACACTAGTATACGACTCTTTTTCTATAAATAAATTACGGAAAACAATTTAAGTTTCTCGCTCTAAAACGAATGAattacaacaacaacaacaaaaaaaaacaaatgtaaaTATGCTACTTTGGCATATGATACCAAAAATTATGTGTGATACACTATAGTATATACTGTTGTACATAGCCTGTGTGCCTGGTTTTTATGCAAAAGCTGCCAGTTATTCCCTTGAAACAACCTTTTGTTCATTCTTAAATATGTAAATGCACTCAATCCATTGCCTGAATCTGATCTACTTATTCTAAAACTTGTGCATATCCACCAGCATCATACCTCTCCAGTGCATTTTCTACAGTAAGTTCGCCCTGGGCTGTCTTTGTTGCCATCTTTACTTGTCGAACTAATCCCTCGGGTGAACAATTTGCATACTCAGGTTGTTCCCCATCTTTCATTTCCATGCAGGCGAAGTTGAACACTATTCCATTCACAATTTGCATACTCAGGTTGTTCCCCATCTTTCATTTCCATGCAGGCCAAGTTGAACACTATTCCATGTTTACTTAACATTTATGCAATCGGAAGGTAACCATCTTGATA from the Gossypium hirsutum isolate 1008001.06 chromosome D09, Gossypium_hirsutum_v2.1, whole genome shotgun sequence genome contains:
- the LOC107890629 gene encoding large ribosomal subunit protein eL43: MTKRTKKAGIVGKYGTRYGASLRKQIKKMEVSQHSKYFCEFCGKYAVKRKAVGIWGCKDCGKVKAGGAYTLNTASAVTVRSTIRRLREQTES
- the LOC107890630 gene encoding uncharacterized protein, giving the protein MEKSFTLIHMVATAGVFSAVSCWYGFMFGRESARKELGDLIENLRRDNSSSSSSSPPSHS